In Patescibacteria group bacterium, a single window of DNA contains:
- a CDS encoding DUF5652 family protein, which produces MLLKSLLNPFSILFPFFILFFALDLVFKAMALWKAARNSQKIWFVVLLIVNSIGILPVIYLLFFQKKNSK; this is translated from the coding sequence ATGCTTTTAAAGTCGCTATTAAACCCCTTTTCAATTCTTTTTCCATTTTTTATTTTGTTTTTTGCTCTGGATCTTGTTTTCAAAGCCATGGCTCTTTGGAAAGCGGCTCGAAATAGTCAAAAAATTTGGTTTGTAGTTTTATTAATAGTTAATTCAATAGGAATTCTTCCAGTTATATATCTACTTTTCTTCCAAAAAAAGAATTCAAAATAA
- a CDS encoding ImmA/IrrE family metallo-endopeptidase codes for MKIKALFGHRLQGNKFMQKMVLQTLEKFPKDIQEFIATHVWFVSSFEDGWAFTLRGDELKKNEYLIFLSDELLKENPGQITWTIAHEIGHVVLGHRNSIGKLQTKKEISEQEKEADRFAKKYLQVVS; via the coding sequence ATGAAAATTAAAGCTCTCTTTGGTCACAGGCTTCAGGGAAATAAATTCATGCAAAAAATGGTTTTGCAAACTCTCGAAAAATTTCCCAAAGATATTCAAGAATTTATTGCAACTCACGTTTGGTTTGTAAGTAGTTTTGAAGATGGTTGGGCATTTACTTTGCGGGGTGATGAATTAAAGAAAAATGAATATTTAATTTTTCTTTCCGACGAATTATTAAAAGAAAATCCTGGACAAATAACTTGGACAATTGCGCACGAAATTGGACATGTTGTCTTAGGCCACAGAAATTCAATTGGAAAATTACAAACCAAAAAAGAAATTAGTGAACAAGAAAAAGAAGCTGATCGATTTGCAAAAAAATATTTACAAGTTGTCTCTTAA